In a single window of the Candidatus Desulfatibia profunda genome:
- a CDS encoding AAA family ATPase, whose product MKEHDEKIPDPKEIEKEIGDFLAKKFGGTVKMVSPLVLPQEAVTEKAEVPSQKKPKINFDLKPEELIAYLDQYIVKQDTAKAILATKICTHFNRIKRAESSPDNVKDMVGSIKNNILMFGPTGVGKTYIIKLIAKKIRVPFVKGDATKFSETGYVGGDVEDLVRDLVREADGDIELAQYGIIYIDEIDKIASSRNIIGVDVSRSGVQRALLKPMEETEVDLKVPHDPISMIQEIERFRKTGKREKRAVNTNNILFIMSGAFGDLAQIVKKRIAHQEIGFSAQIRTARDDIEFLKHVKSEDLIEFGFESEFVGRLTVRAVFEKLTEDDLYDILKNPSNPIILGKKLDFAAYGIDIKFEDKALRRLAQNAYSENTGARGLVSAVEGALLLFEKKLPSTHIKKIPVTAAVIENPGRELETLLASTSQQSLHEIFEKLTLAEKEFIKDYLNLNKKNFAEKYSLTLTPSRIDIVADYYVKHIMDMGKVIDKIKSYYDEIKKIELYFFKKHDINIVMEEDAIDFVIDQFENSAANFDDFYKKLSADFEYGLKLVREKTGRNRFFITKQALLSPEAFISNLIRAELRTN is encoded by the coding sequence ATGAAAGAGCATGACGAAAAAATACCCGATCCCAAAGAAATTGAAAAAGAAATAGGCGATTTTCTGGCCAAAAAGTTCGGCGGCACCGTTAAAATGGTATCACCGCTGGTACTGCCTCAGGAAGCTGTTACTGAAAAGGCCGAAGTACCTTCTCAAAAAAAACCAAAAATCAATTTTGATTTAAAACCCGAGGAGCTGATCGCCTATCTGGATCAATATATCGTTAAACAGGATACCGCCAAAGCGATTCTGGCAACAAAAATATGCACCCACTTCAATAGAATCAAACGCGCCGAATCATCTCCCGACAATGTCAAAGACATGGTCGGCAGTATCAAGAACAATATTCTCATGTTCGGTCCGACCGGGGTTGGAAAAACATACATTATCAAACTGATCGCCAAAAAAATCCGCGTTCCTTTTGTCAAGGGTGATGCGACCAAATTCAGCGAAACCGGTTATGTCGGCGGGGACGTGGAAGACCTGGTCCGGGATCTCGTACGGGAAGCCGACGGCGATATTGAACTGGCACAATACGGTATCATTTACATCGATGAAATCGACAAAATTGCATCCAGCCGCAACATTATCGGCGTTGACGTGTCCCGCTCCGGTGTCCAGCGCGCTTTGCTCAAGCCCATGGAAGAGACCGAAGTCGATTTAAAAGTGCCCCATGACCCCATATCAATGATTCAGGAAATCGAACGCTTTCGCAAAACAGGCAAGCGCGAAAAACGTGCAGTCAATACCAATAATATTCTGTTTATTATGAGCGGTGCTTTTGGCGATCTGGCCCAGATCGTCAAAAAACGGATTGCGCATCAGGAGATCGGTTTTAGCGCCCAAATCAGAACTGCCCGGGATGATATCGAATTTCTAAAACACGTCAAGTCGGAAGATCTGATAGAATTTGGATTTGAATCCGAATTTGTCGGCCGTTTAACTGTTCGAGCTGTCTTTGAAAAATTGACCGAAGATGACCTTTACGATATCCTGAAAAACCCCAGCAACCCGATCATTCTTGGTAAAAAACTCGATTTTGCAGCTTACGGCATCGACATAAAGTTTGAAGACAAGGCCCTGCGACGCTTAGCCCAAAACGCCTATAGCGAAAACACCGGTGCCCGAGGTCTGGTCAGTGCCGTTGAAGGGGCACTCCTTTTGTTTGAAAAGAAACTGCCGTCAACCCATATCAAAAAAATCCCGGTAACGGCTGCCGTCATTGAAAATCCCGGCCGAGAACTTGAAACATTGCTGGCATCCACAAGCCAGCAGTCACTCCATGAAATCTTTGAAAAGCTGACTTTAGCCGAAAAAGAATTTATCAAAGACTATTTGAACTTAAACAAGAAGAACTTTGCTGAAAAATACAGCCTGACGCTGACGCCTTCGCGGATTGACATTGTGGCAGACTATTATGTCAAACACATCATGGATATGGGGAAAGTCATTGATAAAATCAAATCCTATTATGATGAAATAAAAAAAATAGAACTGTATTTTTTTAAAAAGCACGATATTAACATTGTCATGGAAGAAGATGCCATTGATTTTGTTATCGATCAGTTTGAAAATTCCGCTGCCAATTTCGACGATTTCTACAAAAAGCTATCAGCCGATTTTGAATACGGTCTCAAATTGGTTAGAGAAAAAACCGGCAGGAATCGATTTTTTATAACAAAACAAGCACTCTTGTCGCCGGAGGCCTTTATCAGCAATCTCATTCGAGCTGAACTCCGCACAAATTGA